The genomic region AGGGTCACGATCCACACGGTGGAGCGCTCCTGCTGGAGCAGGATCGCGAAGGTGAAGACCAGCACCATCGAGGCCGCGATCTGCAGCGGCGGCCGCTGCTGGATCTGCAGGACCTCCTCCGGCCGCGGGGAGGCGTCGAACTGCAGGCCGAGGTACAGCACGACCAGCACGCCCATGATGATGCCGATGAAGAGGTACATGACCTCCAGCAGCCGGGCGGAGGCGGTGATGTAGAAGCCGGTCAGGCCGTCCTGCACCGCCGCGACCAGGGCCCGCCCGGGCAGCAGGGCGAAGAGCCCGCCGGTGATCACGGCGGAGGCCTTGACGTCGATCCCCGTCATGTTCAGCGCCACCCCGATCGCGGCGGGCGGCATCGCGGCGACCACGAACTGGTAGAACTCCGGCAGCCCGCGCCCGGCGCACAGCCACGCCAGCCGGTCGCCGAGCACCGCCCCGAGCACCGCCGCGAAGAACACCAGGACCCCGCCGCCGACCAGGGTGGAGGCCGCCCCGGCGAGCAGCCCGGCGGCGGAGGTGAGCATCCAGCCGGGGTACGGGTGGCGGTTGCGGCGGATCTCGGCGAGGCGCCGGTAGGCCTCCTCCAGCGAGACGTCGATCTCGTGGGCGCTGATGTCGTCCACCAGCCGGTAGACGGCCGAGAGCCGGTTGTAGTCGGTGCCGCGCCGGCGCACGGTCCGGTTCGCCGAGACCGGGTGGTCCACCAGCGAGGGCTGGTGGGTGATCGACAGCAGGGTGAAGGTGACGGTCGGCTCGCAGCGGTCCAGCCCGTAGGAGCGGGTCACCGCGAACATGGCGGCCTCCACGTCCTCGGCGCCCTCGCCGCCCGCGAGCAGCAGCTCGCCGATGCGCAGGGTCAGGTCGAGCACGCGGCCCACGGAGGGCCCGGCCTCGGTCTGCCGCTGCACCAGGTCGGGGACCGGCCGTACGTCGACCGGCATGCGCAGCATGGTGCGCATCCGGTCCTGCCAGGGGGACTCCGTCAGGCTGGGGACGGGGAACCCCTGGCCGGGGGTGTAGGCGGGCGGGGAGTGCGCG from Streptomyces sp. NBC_00190 harbors:
- a CDS encoding threonine/serine exporter family protein, whose product is MAEADGVEDRKPQSDEARSAFTPPPGMEPEAPEEDQPTSEFALPPGTGTVHPEPGGSAFATPATYSAAHSPPAYTPGQGFPVPSLTESPWQDRMRTMLRMPVDVRPVPDLVQRQTEAGPSVGRVLDLTLRIGELLLAGGEGAEDVEAAMFAVTRSYGLDRCEPTVTFTLLSITHQPSLVDHPVSANRTVRRRGTDYNRLSAVYRLVDDISAHEIDVSLEEAYRRLAEIRRNRHPYPGWMLTSAAGLLAGAASTLVGGGVLVFFAAVLGAVLGDRLAWLCAGRGLPEFYQFVVAAMPPAAIGVALNMTGIDVKASAVITGGLFALLPGRALVAAVQDGLTGFYITASARLLEVMYLFIGIIMGVLVVLYLGLQFDASPRPEEVLQIQQRPPLQIAASMVLVFTFAILLQQERSTVWIVTLNGGVAWVTFGALHYAGGIPPVPSTAIAAGLVGLFGQLFSRYRFASALPYTTAAIGPLLPGSATYYGLLLIAEDRLNEGLGSLVNAAAIALAIAIGVNLGSETSRLFMRIPGAASAAKRRAAKRTRGF